One Allobranchiibius huperziae genomic window carries:
- a CDS encoding Lsr2 dimerization domain-containing protein — translation MAQRVQIILEDDIDGSDAAETVQFAVDGVTYEIDVNEQHATQLREAFVSWVGAARKVRGAASKRSPGGSAAGSKTDPELLNKMREWGRANGHQVSDRGRVSKALQDAYHQAH, via the coding sequence GTGGCACAGCGGGTCCAGATCATTCTTGAGGACGACATTGATGGCAGCGACGCGGCTGAGACGGTGCAGTTCGCCGTGGACGGGGTCACGTACGAGATCGACGTGAACGAGCAGCACGCGACGCAGCTGCGGGAAGCGTTCGTCAGCTGGGTGGGCGCGGCCCGGAAAGTTCGTGGCGCCGCGTCCAAGCGCAGCCCCGGCGGTAGCGCTGCGGGATCTAAGACGGATCCGGAGCTGCTGAACAAAATGCGTGAGTGGGGCCGGGCCAACGGGCACCAGGTCAGCGACCGCGGCCGCGTGTCGAAGGCACTGCAGGACGCCTACCACCAGGCCCACTAA
- a CDS encoding flavodoxin, producing MATILVSSSRSAQGNTRRVASAIAAYLNADVISPAMATRDVLARADRIGFGSGIYWLGFDQDLVHQIERLPPMPGKDAFVFATSALPEPPFRQYLRRFRDLLEDKEFRVIGMFACRGAATWGPFKMVGGVSTDHPDETDLIAARAFATRLAP from the coding sequence ATGGCCACGATTTTGGTCAGTTCCTCCCGGTCAGCTCAGGGCAACACACGACGTGTTGCGTCCGCGATCGCGGCATACCTGAACGCTGACGTCATTTCACCGGCGATGGCGACTAGGGACGTCCTCGCCCGTGCGGACCGCATCGGTTTCGGCTCAGGCATCTACTGGCTGGGGTTCGATCAGGACTTGGTCCACCAGATCGAGCGGCTGCCGCCGATGCCGGGTAAAGACGCGTTCGTCTTCGCTACCAGTGCCCTGCCAGAGCCGCCGTTCCGTCAGTATCTCCGCCGGTTCCGCGACCTTCTGGAGGACAAGGAGTTCCGCGTTATCGGGATGTTCGCGTGCCGAGGGGCCGCGACCTGGGGTCCATTCAAGATGGTCGGCGGTGTCAGCACCGACCATCCTGATGAGACGGACTTGATCGCGGCACGTGCCTTCGCGACCCGGCTAGCGCCCTGA
- a CDS encoding AAA family ATPase: MSTPTIAVCNQKGGVGKTTTCYHLARAAAREGRRVLAIDLDPQGSLTAILAKNGSVQADELTIADVLSPRVQDVALVDVLTPGLWEGIQVAPATNRTLAAVRDELITTPLGRERRLADAVAGVPGYDLVLVDCAPDLNTLMHNALVAAQSAVVVTAPAFLASEGLSTLLGTIEEIRGYYNPQLKVGGVVVNGYDSRRVGHRDRLAELEASGLPVLDPVIPQRAAIQDATDSGYGLDQWPGGYPLADLYQQLFRAITKEI; the protein is encoded by the coding sequence GTGAGCACCCCCACGATCGCCGTCTGCAACCAGAAAGGTGGCGTTGGTAAGACCACGACCTGCTACCACCTGGCACGCGCTGCGGCGCGTGAAGGACGACGAGTCCTCGCGATTGACCTCGATCCGCAAGGCAGCTTGACTGCCATCCTCGCCAAGAACGGGTCCGTGCAGGCTGACGAGCTGACTATCGCCGATGTGCTCAGCCCGCGCGTGCAGGATGTGGCCCTGGTCGACGTGCTGACCCCGGGACTGTGGGAGGGGATCCAGGTCGCGCCGGCCACCAACCGCACCCTGGCCGCTGTACGCGATGAGCTGATCACGACACCCCTTGGGCGTGAACGCCGCCTGGCGGACGCCGTCGCCGGCGTACCGGGATACGACCTGGTGTTGGTCGACTGTGCGCCCGACCTGAACACGTTGATGCACAACGCGTTGGTCGCCGCCCAGTCCGCTGTCGTCGTCACCGCGCCGGCCTTTTTGGCCAGTGAGGGACTGTCGACGTTGCTGGGCACGATCGAGGAGATCCGCGGCTACTACAACCCGCAGCTGAAGGTCGGGGGAGTGGTGGTCAACGGGTATGACTCCCGCCGGGTGGGCCATCGTGACCGGTTGGCGGAGCTGGAGGCCAGTGGTCTTCCGGTGCTGGACCCCGTCATCCCGCAACGCGCCGCGATCCAAGATGCCACCGACAGCGGGTACGGCCTGGATCAGTGGCCCGGCGGGTACCCCCTGGCCGACTTGTACCAGCAGCTGTTCCGCGCGATCACCAAGGAGATCTGA
- a CDS encoding ParB/RepB/Spo0J family partition protein produces the protein MGTTAETATVGTVEELDPRTLVVAANVRADVQLDAAFVASLRDLGVLEPVTVVSDGDEVRVRYGQRRTLGAIEAGLATIPARVIDVADDEALRIVAQMAENDHRTALSNADRRVAYEQLSGLGLTAAQIAKRTHRSKEEVQAATAASASPAATAALAQHQDSLSLLDAAAIAEFEDDEQVVSSIVQAAIEGESTAHVIQQARDERADRNTREVTAASLRDKGLTVIDRPPYGSPITEVSRLLGTREATRPIREEEHETCPGHAVYLAKSYMRSGDSAYSPIYVCTDPKGNGHTVADPYGRTQPVSGPMSEEQKAERRAVIENNKAWDAAVKVRAEWLASFAKGTGKLVDVERFIAHAVARGETPARTYQDTKETARIERMSAPAATRHAAALILAAWDQGTSRLTWRSPSATDARMMGAMTAWGYTPGPVERLLMPKAAKKRTTTAKSA, from the coding sequence ATGGGCACTACTGCCGAAACAGCCACCGTTGGAACGGTCGAGGAGCTGGACCCGCGCACGCTGGTCGTCGCCGCGAATGTCCGCGCCGACGTGCAGCTCGATGCCGCATTCGTCGCCTCGCTGCGTGACCTGGGCGTCTTGGAGCCGGTCACCGTCGTAAGTGACGGCGACGAGGTCCGCGTCCGGTACGGCCAACGCCGCACCCTCGGCGCGATCGAGGCTGGACTCGCCACGATCCCGGCCCGGGTGATCGACGTGGCCGACGACGAGGCGCTGCGGATCGTGGCGCAGATGGCCGAGAACGACCACCGCACTGCCCTGAGCAACGCTGACCGGCGCGTCGCCTACGAGCAGCTAAGCGGCCTGGGCCTCACCGCTGCGCAAATCGCCAAGCGCACCCACCGATCCAAGGAGGAAGTGCAGGCCGCCACAGCGGCTAGCGCCTCCCCGGCCGCGACGGCGGCCCTGGCGCAGCACCAGGACAGCCTCTCGCTGCTGGACGCGGCAGCGATCGCCGAGTTTGAGGACGACGAGCAAGTCGTGTCCTCGATCGTTCAAGCCGCCATCGAGGGTGAGAGCACCGCCCACGTCATCCAACAGGCCCGCGACGAACGCGCGGACCGCAACACCCGCGAAGTGACCGCCGCGTCCCTGCGGGACAAGGGCCTGACGGTCATCGACCGCCCGCCCTACGGCTCCCCCATCACCGAGGTATCCCGGCTGCTGGGCACCCGGGAAGCCACGCGCCCGATCCGGGAAGAAGAGCACGAGACCTGCCCGGGGCACGCGGTCTACCTGGCCAAGTCCTACATGCGCAGCGGCGACAGCGCGTACAGCCCGATCTACGTGTGCACCGACCCCAAAGGCAACGGGCACACCGTGGCCGACCCGTACGGGCGCACCCAGCCGGTCAGCGGCCCGATGAGCGAGGAGCAGAAGGCAGAACGGCGCGCCGTGATCGAGAACAACAAGGCCTGGGATGCGGCGGTGAAGGTCCGCGCTGAATGGCTCGCGTCGTTCGCCAAAGGCACCGGGAAGCTGGTCGATGTCGAACGGTTCATCGCCCACGCGGTTGCCCGGGGTGAAACCCCGGCCCGGACCTACCAGGACACCAAGGAGACCGCCCGGATCGAGCGGATGAGCGCCCCGGCCGCGACCCGGCACGCGGCCGCGCTGATCCTGGCCGCCTGGGACCAGGGCACCAGCCGGCTGACCTGGCGCTCCCCCAGCGCCACCGACGCCCGGATGATGGGCGCGATGACCGCCTGGGGGTACACCCCCGGCCCCGTAGAGCGGCTGCTGATGCCCAAGGCCGCCAAGAAGCGCACCACCACGGCTAAGAGCGCCTGA
- a CDS encoding sigma-70 family RNA polymerase sigma factor has translation MIHDSKLGGAGQTASADRDARTATLLERARLSLDSASAELLRADAIELNIALATSIARRYTNRGVELDDLRQVGLVALVLAIDRFDPQHGTRFTPFASITIHGELKRYLRDHAWAVRPPRRLHDRYNEINGIVHELTQKLGRSPSTEQIAQSMGLTTAQVQEARHIASSYTATSLNALVVDQGDNVAGDGLNLGTVPSIEARLTALQLGQAIATLPPRDRLIVQLRFDQDLTQREIGERLGISQMQVSRLISSLMNHLRDVLGGVGPASCPS, from the coding sequence GTGATTCATGACTCGAAACTTGGCGGCGCAGGACAGACTGCGTCCGCTGATCGAGATGCGCGCACCGCCACATTGCTGGAGCGGGCTCGTCTTTCCTTAGACAGCGCGTCGGCCGAGCTGCTGCGCGCAGACGCGATTGAGCTGAACATTGCGTTGGCCACCTCGATTGCTCGGCGGTACACGAACCGCGGCGTAGAGCTGGACGACTTGCGGCAAGTGGGGCTAGTGGCATTGGTCTTGGCGATTGACCGGTTCGACCCGCAGCACGGGACCCGGTTCACCCCATTCGCCAGCATCACCATCCACGGGGAGCTGAAACGCTACCTACGCGATCACGCGTGGGCGGTACGACCGCCACGGAGGCTGCATGACCGGTACAACGAGATCAACGGCATCGTTCACGAACTGACCCAGAAGCTGGGTCGATCTCCCAGCACTGAGCAGATCGCTCAGTCGATGGGCCTCACCACCGCCCAGGTGCAGGAGGCCCGTCATATTGCCTCGAGCTACACCGCGACCTCATTGAATGCCTTAGTAGTCGACCAAGGTGACAACGTCGCAGGTGACGGGCTGAACCTGGGCACCGTGCCCAGCATTGAGGCGCGGTTGACCGCCCTACAGCTGGGCCAGGCCATTGCCACACTGCCACCGCGAGACCGATTGATCGTGCAACTGCGGTTTGACCAAGACCTCACGCAACGGGAGATTGGTGAGCGGCTAGGCATTTCTCAGATGCAGGTCTCGCGACTGATCTCCTCATTGATGAACCATCTGCGGGACGTTCTGGGCGGCGTCGGACCGGCGTCTTGCCCCAGCTGA
- a CDS encoding GlsB/YeaQ/YmgE family stress response membrane protein yields MIGTIIGAIVVGLIVGALARLVMPGKQNIGLIATIILGIIGSALGSWIAYKLGYHNSNGGFRIIPFIVGIIVAIVLIAAYLSITGRRRTR; encoded by the coding sequence ATGATCGGAACCATCATCGGCGCGATCGTCGTCGGCCTCATCGTCGGCGCGTTGGCCCGACTGGTGATGCCCGGCAAGCAGAACATCGGGTTGATCGCGACCATCATCCTGGGCATCATCGGATCCGCCCTAGGGTCCTGGATTGCCTACAAGCTGGGCTACCACAACTCCAACGGTGGGTTCCGGATCATCCCGTTCATCGTCGGGATCATCGTGGCCATCGTGCTGATCGCGGCCTACCTGAGCATTACGGGCCGGCGCCGGACGCGCTAG
- a CDS encoding ArsR/SmtB family transcription factor, giving the protein MQALPAPSRLLILSQLRQGPATVGELTTALGLEQSSVFHQLRLLRMMGLVTSTRNGRNINYALFDQHVAALLDEAVYHVEHLRLGASDARNGLREQQSSLV; this is encoded by the coding sequence TTGCAGGCCCTGCCCGCACCGAGCCGGCTGCTGATCCTGTCTCAGCTGCGCCAGGGGCCGGCCACCGTCGGTGAGCTCACGACGGCCCTAGGCCTGGAGCAGTCATCGGTGTTCCACCAGCTGCGCCTACTGCGCATGATGGGCCTGGTCACATCCACCCGCAACGGGCGCAACATCAACTACGCCCTGTTCGACCAGCACGTCGCCGCCCTGCTCGACGAAGCGGTCTATCACGTGGAACACCTGCGGCTTGGGGCGTCAGACGCACGAAATGGGTTGCGAGAGCAGCAATCTAGCCTAGTCTAG
- a CDS encoding single-stranded DNA-binding protein: MSYLIQTGNLTQTPELRQSKAGKAWTEARVIHNDYEQGTAGEWSETSSIPYTVRMFGRQAEQLVGAAEANGNIAIQFAGRYAVRDFARKDGSRGISYEVNADTWAVLPGQDVQLRKSAIQERPASAGAPSQDPEAEPPW, from the coding sequence ATGAGCTACCTGATCCAGACCGGAAACCTCACCCAGACCCCGGAGCTGCGCCAGTCGAAAGCCGGAAAGGCCTGGACTGAAGCACGCGTGATCCACAACGACTACGAGCAGGGGACAGCGGGGGAGTGGAGCGAAACCAGCAGCATCCCGTACACGGTGCGGATGTTCGGACGCCAGGCCGAACAGCTGGTGGGGGCCGCCGAGGCTAACGGCAACATCGCCATCCAGTTCGCGGGCCGCTACGCGGTGCGCGACTTCGCCCGCAAGGACGGCAGCAGGGGGATCTCGTACGAGGTGAACGCCGACACCTGGGCAGTGCTGCCGGGTCAAGACGTCCAGCTGCGCAAGAGTGCGATCCAGGAACGGCCCGCTTCGGCAGGTGCGCCGTCCCAGGACCCCGAAGCGGAGCCGCCCTGGTGA
- a CDS encoding DUF932 domain-containing protein has product MAHELDTYGTQAAAVFARQDAWHRLGTVVRDRAFTAEEAMTLGKLGGWDVRKSPLQTAVIDADGVGTLEVPGHFATVRTSPFTGRPEALGVVGAGYAVLQNEDHAQFLNTLVDESGAIFDTAGSLRGGRQTFITLQMPETIKVGGSDEVQLNIAALNSHDGSSAFRLLLTPTRIVCANTQAAALRNATGTVSIRHTANARAQVQAARDALGLTFAYAEAFQAEADALVDQAMTDGQFWELVEGIYGIPDKDAPTRTQKATATRTRQLGHLWHDADTQADIRGTRWAGYQAVAEYVDHFQPVRAKGGDKATARALRSVVSPEATAIKTRAWRLATAAV; this is encoded by the coding sequence ATGGCTCACGAACTTGACACCTACGGAACCCAGGCTGCAGCAGTCTTCGCACGACAGGACGCGTGGCACCGACTGGGCACCGTGGTGCGCGATCGCGCGTTCACTGCCGAAGAGGCAATGACACTCGGCAAGCTCGGCGGCTGGGATGTGCGCAAGTCCCCGCTACAGACCGCCGTGATCGACGCTGACGGTGTCGGCACGCTCGAGGTACCGGGGCACTTCGCCACCGTACGCACCAGCCCGTTCACCGGGCGGCCGGAGGCCTTGGGGGTCGTCGGCGCGGGATACGCCGTCCTGCAGAACGAGGATCACGCCCAATTCCTGAACACCTTGGTGGATGAGTCCGGGGCGATCTTCGACACCGCCGGATCCCTGCGCGGGGGCCGTCAGACGTTCATCACGCTGCAGATGCCCGAAACGATCAAGGTCGGCGGGTCCGATGAGGTCCAGCTGAACATTGCCGCCCTGAACAGTCACGACGGGTCCAGCGCCTTCCGGCTACTGCTGACCCCGACCCGGATCGTCTGCGCGAACACCCAAGCGGCCGCGCTGCGCAACGCGACCGGCACCGTCAGCATCCGCCACACCGCAAACGCCCGGGCCCAGGTTCAGGCCGCGCGCGACGCGCTTGGGCTCACGTTCGCCTACGCGGAGGCTTTCCAGGCCGAAGCCGACGCGCTGGTCGATCAGGCGATGACCGACGGGCAGTTCTGGGAGCTGGTCGAGGGCATCTACGGCATCCCCGACAAGGACGCACCCACCCGCACGCAGAAGGCCACCGCGACCCGGACCCGCCAGCTGGGCCACCTGTGGCACGACGCCGACACCCAAGCCGACATCCGGGGCACCCGCTGGGCCGGCTACCAGGCCGTCGCGGAGTACGTCGACCACTTCCAGCCCGTGCGCGCCAAAGGCGGCGACAAGGCCACAGCCCGCGCCCTGCGGTCGGTGGTCTCCCCCGAAGCCACCGCGATCAAAACCCGCGCCTGGCGGCTGGCCACCGCGGCGGTGTGA